A window of Ruania suaedae contains these coding sequences:
- a CDS encoding SDR family NAD(P)-dependent oxidoreductase produces MHLTDESVALISGGASGLGEATARRFLADGARVVLLDLPTSRGAGLATELGAAATFAPGDVTDAEDVRSAVEQATQLGELRAAVCCAGVATPGRILGKGGMLPLADYRRVVENNLIGTFAVLEAAAEAMAGNEPLDGDRGVVVMTASVAAYDGQIGQAAYASSKGGVASLTLPAARDLASRGIRVMTIAPGVFETPMMAGLGEEVRASLEALVPHPARLGRPEEYADLVAHIVANPLLNGEVIRLDGALRMPPR; encoded by the coding sequence GTGCATCTCACCGACGAGTCCGTGGCCCTGATCTCCGGTGGCGCGTCCGGCCTGGGCGAGGCGACGGCCCGGAGGTTCCTCGCCGACGGCGCCCGCGTGGTCCTGCTGGACCTGCCCACCTCCCGTGGCGCCGGCCTGGCCACCGAGCTGGGAGCAGCGGCCACCTTCGCCCCCGGGGACGTGACCGATGCCGAGGACGTACGGTCCGCCGTCGAGCAGGCGACGCAGCTGGGCGAGCTGCGGGCCGCCGTCTGCTGCGCCGGGGTGGCCACCCCCGGCCGCATCCTCGGCAAGGGCGGGATGCTGCCCCTCGCCGACTACCGGCGGGTGGTCGAGAACAATCTGATCGGCACGTTCGCGGTGCTGGAGGCGGCCGCGGAGGCGATGGCGGGCAACGAGCCCCTGGACGGCGACCGCGGCGTGGTGGTGATGACGGCGTCCGTGGCGGCCTACGACGGGCAGATCGGCCAGGCGGCCTACGCTTCCTCCAAGGGCGGGGTGGCGAGCCTGACGCTACCGGCCGCGCGCGACCTCGCCAGCCGCGGGATCCGGGTGATGACGATCGCGCCGGGGGTGTTCGAGACGCCGATGATGGCAGGGCTGGGCGAGGAGGTGCGGGCCTCGCTCGAGGCGCTGGTGCCGCATCCCGCGCGCCTGGGCCGCCCGGAGGAGTATGCCGACCTCGTGGCCCACATCGTGGCCAACCCGCTGCTCAACGGTGAGGTGATCCGGCTCGACGGCGCGCTGCGGATGCCGCCGCGCTGA
- a CDS encoding Ig-like domain-containing protein, producing MQIEPGEFFVRRLTAFSRLLTAAAVALTGSVVAVGTATPAAAAPPASCIDTLYLADNLSGNIRSLNVNTGAVGGVLYDGTPGSTTTPNQNGIGAGGAYAISANSSQIVDWTASSEAIQTATKPTAANVGQVAGAVNPATEMFYFGGYTSQASPLVLWTYDRDTNTVAGPVARISVPDLPGGNGDLAFGPDGTLYFVAASATTTALYRFEEPVPTSGPAVTFPASSVTELSRTTGLTGASNGIAFGSDGLLYLGRGAEISRVNPITGATQATIQMTGASVSSTDLASCATPNTVEVTVELPDGRLVDGDQFTTEISGGSYNTPGVDNPTGTTSGDGGGTQDSSAGPALVLPGETYELAVGGAGGTDLSNYVANHVCTDTATGTQVASGPGASLSFSPPEGTGAAVDCVVQLAEPAPSLSVDKSVTPDTFDAAGDELAYEIEVSNTGNVALSDFAVTDPLPGLGDLTCSPVAQGETLPIDGITLCSAGYTVTQDDIDSGEDLVNEATAAGTPPPNQGDRISASDTVTSANAIEGPVAVDDEATTTFDESVTLEGATNDVGGSTVDPAETVFTSPEATDGGTTLITVEGTWSIQPDGSVEFTPAPGYSGTTEPVEYAVSDALDRTETATLTVTVQPGPAAEPDSDTTTQGEPTTFDPLANDTPGVNLDGSDGELEAGSIVFDPDNIPDGGTLSEDGKSLEVPGEGTWTFEESGEVTFQPLPTFVGVTTPAGYLVTDQLGNEAGSTLTVVVTAVDPVANDDSASTPFATPVTLEAGTDDTPGPGGEIDQSLTVFTSGDATNEGTTLVTDEGTWQVEEDGTVTFTPADGFTGTTAPVEYQITDTNGQSDVADLTVTVAVGPSAEADTETTPQNVDVDVAPLENDTPGDLADGGPGSFDPATLALLTDGLPDSTTVSDDGRTLTVPGEGEYVVDPETGIVTFDPEPLFRGDASSVTYTVTDQAGNATTSTITITVSPIDPVAGDDGAKGPAGQPVVVDALENDAPGADTAPLVPGSVVLTSPDAVDDGKTLVVPGEGEWTVDEDGVVTFTPEAGFAGQVTVEYEVSDSNGETATATIVVVVGSAPLAAPDLGSTPQATATVVDLLGNDIPGDQGTPCDPPGSDEPADCDTGEIDPATVVFTEDGQPEGVEISEDGRTLTVPGEGEYVIDAESGEVTFTPVASFRGEASPVSYQFTDSYDNVASSTVTITVRGIDPVASDDAASTPFGTPVTLPGVVDDVPGTDDNGTPEDPADDVTPALVPGATVFPVEGQPEGAVVSEDGKTLTVDGEGVWQVLESGEVEFTPAEGFAGVTSPVVYLIEDENGTTDTAELVVTVAVGPSAEADAETTPQNVDVEVAPLENDTPGDLADGGPGSFDPATLALLTDGLPEGTTVSEDGRTLMVPGEGEYVVDAETGAVTFDPEPLFRGDASSVTYTVTDQAGNATTSTITITVRGIDPVASDDAASTPFGTPVTLPGVVDDVPGTDDNGTPEDPADDVTPALVPGATVFPVGGQPEGAVVSEDGKTLTVDGEGVWQVLESGEVEFTPAEGFAGVTSPVVYLIEDENGTTDTAELTVTVAAGPVAESDAASTAQNTAVTVNPWGNDTAGVDPATGEPGAWDASSVVFPEGQPAGAVVSEDGKTLTVPGEGEYVIDAESGEVTFTPEAQFTGQATPVVYEVTDEFGNPATAEIAITVGETVPVATDDATRTAYERPVDIDVLDNDTPGADDVPLDPSTLRLIDPTSGDEVERLEVPGEGVWSVVDGQIRFEPEDGFSGPVTPVRYVVLDDNGTQATAEVSVVVGGPGVAEAVSGNVMAGQTVTLDVIGAVSPAPGEELLPETLCLVPGSIVVDGELLDPSGDVVECVDRHTEPGVGTWVVQPDGTVDFTAAEEFSGSVSIEYRIEDTGGYTYGSTMTVDVEAAPAEPGAGEDPMPDTGAPNLLWPLLAAGGAILLGVLLLIRRRMTR from the coding sequence GTGCAGATCGAACCGGGAGAGTTCTTCGTGCGCAGACTTACTGCCTTCTCACGCCTGCTGACCGCTGCCGCCGTGGCGTTGACGGGCTCGGTCGTCGCGGTCGGCACCGCGACACCAGCGGCCGCCGCGCCGCCGGCCTCGTGCATCGACACGCTGTACCTGGCCGACAACCTCAGCGGGAACATCCGCTCCCTGAACGTCAACACCGGAGCGGTCGGCGGCGTGCTCTACGACGGCACGCCGGGGTCGACGACGACTCCGAACCAGAACGGCATCGGTGCCGGCGGGGCGTACGCAATCAGTGCCAACAGCTCGCAGATCGTCGACTGGACGGCCTCGAGCGAGGCGATCCAGACCGCTACCAAGCCGACCGCGGCCAACGTGGGGCAGGTGGCCGGCGCCGTCAATCCGGCCACCGAGATGTTCTACTTCGGCGGCTACACCAGCCAGGCCTCCCCGCTGGTGCTCTGGACCTACGACCGGGACACCAACACCGTCGCCGGTCCGGTGGCGCGCATCAGCGTCCCCGACCTGCCCGGCGGGAACGGTGACCTGGCGTTCGGTCCCGATGGCACCCTCTACTTCGTCGCGGCCTCGGCGACTACGACAGCGCTGTACCGCTTCGAGGAGCCGGTCCCGACCAGCGGACCGGCCGTGACATTCCCGGCGTCCTCCGTGACCGAGCTCTCACGGACCACCGGCCTGACGGGAGCCTCGAACGGCATCGCCTTCGGCTCCGACGGCCTGCTCTACCTGGGTCGCGGCGCCGAGATCAGCCGTGTCAACCCGATCACCGGCGCCACCCAGGCGACGATCCAGATGACCGGTGCCTCCGTCTCGAGCACGGACCTGGCCTCCTGCGCCACCCCCAACACTGTCGAGGTCACGGTCGAGCTGCCCGATGGGCGGCTCGTGGACGGCGACCAGTTCACCACCGAGATCAGCGGCGGCAGCTACAACACGCCCGGCGTGGACAACCCCACCGGCACCACCAGCGGTGATGGCGGCGGCACGCAGGACTCCTCCGCAGGGCCGGCCCTGGTGCTGCCCGGCGAGACCTACGAGCTCGCGGTCGGCGGCGCCGGCGGCACCGATCTGAGCAACTATGTCGCGAACCACGTGTGCACCGACACCGCGACCGGCACCCAGGTCGCCAGCGGTCCCGGAGCGTCGCTGTCCTTCTCTCCTCCTGAGGGCACCGGCGCCGCGGTCGATTGCGTGGTCCAGCTCGCCGAGCCGGCCCCCTCGCTCAGCGTCGACAAGTCGGTGACCCCGGACACCTTCGATGCCGCCGGCGACGAGTTGGCCTACGAGATCGAGGTCTCCAACACCGGCAACGTGGCTCTCTCGGACTTCGCGGTCACCGATCCGCTGCCCGGCCTCGGCGACCTCACCTGCTCCCCGGTCGCCCAGGGCGAGACGTTGCCGATCGACGGGATCACCCTCTGCTCCGCCGGCTACACGGTGACCCAGGATGACATCGACTCCGGGGAGGACCTGGTCAACGAGGCCACGGCCGCCGGCACCCCGCCGCCGAACCAAGGCGATCGGATCAGCGCCAGCGACACCGTGACCTCCGCGAACGCGATCGAGGGTCCTGTCGCCGTCGACGACGAGGCGACCACCACCTTCGATGAGTCCGTGACCCTCGAGGGCGCCACCAACGACGTCGGCGGCTCCACCGTCGACCCGGCCGAGACCGTCTTCACCTCTCCCGAGGCCACCGACGGCGGCACGACGCTGATCACTGTTGAGGGAACCTGGTCGATCCAGCCCGATGGTTCGGTCGAGTTCACCCCGGCGCCGGGCTACTCCGGCACCACCGAGCCGGTGGAGTACGCCGTCTCGGACGCGCTCGACCGCACCGAGACCGCCACCCTGACCGTGACGGTACAGCCCGGCCCGGCGGCGGAGCCCGACAGTGACACCACCACCCAGGGCGAGCCCACGACCTTCGACCCGCTGGCCAACGACACCCCCGGCGTCAACCTGGACGGCAGCGACGGCGAGCTCGAAGCCGGCTCGATCGTCTTCGACCCGGACAACATCCCGGACGGCGGCACGCTCTCCGAGGACGGGAAGAGCCTCGAGGTCCCGGGCGAGGGCACCTGGACCTTCGAGGAGTCGGGTGAGGTGACTTTCCAGCCACTGCCGACGTTCGTCGGGGTGACCACCCCGGCCGGTTACCTGGTCACCGACCAGCTGGGCAACGAGGCCGGTTCGACGCTGACCGTCGTGGTCACCGCGGTCGACCCGGTCGCCAACGACGACAGCGCGAGCACCCCGTTCGCGACGCCCGTCACCCTCGAGGCAGGCACCGACGACACCCCCGGCCCCGGCGGCGAGATCGACCAGTCGCTGACCGTCTTCACCTCAGGCGACGCCACGAACGAGGGCACCACCCTCGTCACCGATGAGGGGACGTGGCAGGTGGAGGAGGACGGAACCGTCACCTTCACTCCGGCGGACGGCTTCACCGGGACGACGGCCCCGGTTGAGTACCAGATCACCGACACCAACGGTCAGAGCGATGTCGCCGACCTGACCGTGACGGTCGCCGTCGGACCCAGTGCTGAGGCGGATACGGAGACGACGCCGCAGAACGTGGACGTCGACGTCGCTCCGCTCGAGAACGACACCCCGGGTGACCTGGCCGACGGCGGTCCGGGGAGTTTCGACCCGGCCACGCTGGCGTTGCTGACCGACGGGCTGCCGGACAGCACCACCGTCTCCGACGACGGGCGCACCCTGACCGTCCCGGGCGAGGGCGAGTACGTCGTCGACCCCGAGACCGGGATCGTCACCTTCGATCCGGAACCGCTCTTCCGCGGGGACGCCTCGTCGGTGACGTACACGGTGACCGACCAGGCCGGAAACGCGACCACGTCGACGATCACGATCACGGTCAGCCCGATCGACCCGGTGGCGGGCGATGACGGCGCCAAGGGGCCGGCCGGACAGCCGGTGGTCGTGGACGCGCTCGAGAACGACGCCCCCGGTGCGGACACCGCACCCCTCGTGCCGGGTTCGGTCGTCCTGACCTCCCCCGACGCCGTCGACGACGGCAAGACCCTCGTCGTCCCCGGCGAAGGCGAGTGGACGGTCGACGAGGACGGAGTTGTGACCTTCACTCCAGAGGCCGGCTTCGCCGGTCAGGTCACTGTCGAGTACGAGGTCTCCGACAGCAACGGTGAGACCGCCACCGCGACCATCGTGGTGGTCGTGGGCAGCGCCCCGCTCGCCGCCCCTGACCTGGGCAGCACGCCGCAGGCAACGGCGACGGTGGTCGATCTCCTCGGCAACGACATCCCCGGCGACCAGGGCACGCCCTGCGACCCGCCCGGCTCGGACGAGCCCGCGGATTGTGACACCGGGGAGATCGACCCCGCGACCGTCGTCTTCACCGAGGACGGTCAGCCCGAGGGTGTCGAGATCTCCGAGGACGGCCGGACCCTGACGGTGCCCGGTGAGGGCGAGTACGTCATCGATGCCGAGTCCGGTGAGGTGACGTTCACGCCGGTCGCCTCGTTCCGCGGCGAGGCGAGCCCGGTGAGCTACCAGTTCACCGACAGCTACGACAACGTCGCCTCCTCCACCGTCACGATCACGGTGCGTGGGATTGATCCGGTGGCGAGTGATGATGCGGCGTCGACGCCGTTCGGGACGCCGGTGACGTTGCCTGGTGTGGTCGATGATGTGCCGGGTACTGATGACAATGGCACGCCGGAGGATCCGGCTGATGATGTGACGCCGGCGTTGGTTCCTGGGGCGACGGTGTTCCCGGTGGAGGGTCAGCCTGAGGGGGCTGTGGTCTCCGAGGACGGGAAGACCCTGACTGTTGATGGTGAGGGTGTGTGGCAGGTTCTCGAGTCCGGTGAGGTGGAGTTCACTCCTGCTGAGGGTTTCGCTGGTGTGACCTCGCCGGTGGTGTACCTGATCGAGGATGAGAACGGCACGACCGATACTGCTGAGCTGGTGGTCACGGTCGCCGTCGGACCCAGTGCTGAGGCGGATGCGGAGACGACGCCGCAGAACGTGGACGTCGAGGTCGCTCCGCTCGAGAACGACACCCCGGGTGACCTGGCCGACGGCGGTCCGGGGAGTTTCGACCCGGCCACGCTGGCGTTGCTGACCGACGGGCTGCCCGAGGGCACGACGGTCTCCGAAGACGGCCGGACCTTGATGGTGCCCGGTGAGGGTGAGTACGTCGTCGATGCCGAGACCGGTGCGGTCACCTTCGATCCGGAACCGCTCTTCCGCGGGGACGCCTCGTCGGTGACGTACACGGTGACCGACCAGGCCGGAAATGCGACCACGTCGACGATCACGATCACGGTGCGTGGGATTGATCCGGTGGCGAGTGATGATGCGGCGTCGACGCCGTTCGGGACGCCGGTGACGTTGCCTGGTGTGGTCGATGATGTGCCGGGTACTGATGACAATGGCACGCCGGAGGATCCGGCTGATGATGTGACGCCGGCGTTGGTTCCTGGGGCGACGGTGTTCCCGGTGGGGGGTCAGCCTGAGGGGGCTGTGGTCTCCGAGGACGGGAAGACCCTGACTGTTGATGGTGAGGGTGTGTGGCAGGTTCTCGAGTCCGGTGAGGTGGAGTTCACTCCTGCTGAGGGTTTCGCTGGTGTGACCTCGCCGGTGGTGTACCTGATCGAGGATGAGAACGGCACGACCGACACCGCTGAGCTGACCGTGACGGTGGCTGCCGGTCCGGTGGCTGAGTCCGATGCTGCGTCGACTGCGCAGAACACGGCGGTGACGGTGAACCCGTGGGGTAATGACACCGCGGGTGTGGATCCGGCCACGGGTGAGCCCGGTGCCTGGGACGCTTCGTCGGTGGTCTTCCCTGAGGGTCAGCCGGCTGGTGCTGTGGTCTCCGAGGACGGCAAGACCCTGACGGTGCCCGGTGAGGGTGAGTACGTCATCGACGCCGAGTCCGGTGAGGTGACGTTCACCCCGGAGGCGCAGTTCACCGGTCAGGCCACTCCGGTGGTCTATGAGGTGACCGATGAGTTCGGTAACCCCGCCACGGCCGAGATCGCCATCACCGTCGGTGAGACGGTGCCGGTCGCGACCGACGACGCCACCCGGACCGCCTACGAGCGCCCGGTCGACATCGACGTGCTCGACAACGACACCCCGGGTGCCGACGACGTCCCGCTGGACCCGAGCACGCTGCGGCTGATCGACCCTACGAGTGGTGACGAGGTCGAGCGGCTCGAGGTGCCCGGCGAAGGCGTGTGGAGTGTCGTCGACGGCCAGATCCGGTTCGAGCCCGAGGACGGCTTCTCGGGCCCGGTGACCCCGGTGCGCTACGTCGTCCTCGACGACAACGGCACCCAGGCCACCGCGGAGGTCTCGGTCGTCGTCGGCGGCCCGGGCGTGGCCGAGGCCGTCAGCGGGAACGTCATGGCCGGGCAGACCGTCACCCTCGACGTCATCGGTGCGGTCTCACCGGCACCGGGGGAGGAACTGCTGCCCGAGACCCTGTGCCTCGTGCCCGGCAGCATCGTCGTCGACGGCGAGCTCCTCGACCCGAGCGGTGACGTGGTCGAATGCGTCGACCGGCACACCGAGCCCGGCGTCGGCACCTGGGTCGTGCAGCCGGACGGCACGGTCGACTTCACCGCGGCCGAGGAGTTCAGCGGTTCGGTCTCGATCGAGTACCGGATTGAGGACACCGGCGGCTACACCTACGGATCGACCATGACCGTCGACGTCGAGGCCGCTCCGGCCGAGCCGGGTGCCGGTGAGGATCCGATGCCGGACACCGGCGCCCCGAACCTGCTCTGGCCGCTGCTGGCAGCCGGCGGGGCCATCCTGCTCGGCGTGCTGCTGCTGATCCGCCGGCGGATGACGCGCTGA
- a CDS encoding TOBE domain-containing protein: MPHYRISEAAALLGVSDDTLRRRIDAGDLPSTTDDAGRAVVPGEALARWAQQRAATPAQHGPTSARNRLEGLVTAITTDAVMAQVELQCGPFRIVSLMSSEAVRDLGLEIGSRAAAVVKATTVIVEAPR; the protein is encoded by the coding sequence ATGCCGCATTATCGGATCAGCGAGGCCGCCGCTCTGCTCGGGGTCAGCGACGACACCCTCCGCCGTCGTATCGACGCCGGTGACCTGCCTTCGACCACCGATGACGCCGGCCGCGCGGTCGTCCCGGGGGAGGCCCTCGCCCGCTGGGCGCAGCAACGCGCCGCGACCCCCGCGCAGCACGGCCCGACCAGCGCCCGCAACCGCCTCGAGGGACTGGTCACCGCGATCACCACCGATGCCGTGATGGCGCAGGTGGAGCTCCAGTGCGGGCCCTTCCGCATCGTCTCGCTGATGTCCTCCGAGGCGGTGCGCGATCTCGGCCTCGAGATCGGCTCCCGCGCCGCCGCGGTGGTCAAGGCGACCACGGTGATCGTCGAGGCGCCGCGATGA
- the modA gene encoding molybdate ABC transporter substrate-binding protein, with product MRRRRRLAVVAALALAPALLATGCSAASEAGQETLTVYAAASLAGPVSELLSEYAAGHPEVSVEPAVFDGSSTLATQIGQGADPDVIVTANEATMADLTAAGLVDEPQVVATNTLVIAVPEGNPGGVGSLTDLAGPGAVATVLCAPQVPCGDAAATLLALNDVEIDPLSLEQNVTAAAERVASGAAGAALVYATDVSAREDRLDAVVPERAEAVVNRYPAATLTTAGPAGDQFLELLSSARGAAVLADYGFGPP from the coding sequence ATGAGGCGACGACGCAGGCTCGCCGTCGTCGCCGCGCTTGCCCTGGCCCCCGCCCTCCTCGCGACCGGCTGCAGCGCCGCTTCCGAGGCCGGGCAGGAGACGCTCACCGTCTATGCCGCCGCCTCGCTGGCCGGCCCGGTCAGCGAGCTGCTGTCCGAGTACGCCGCCGGGCACCCCGAGGTGAGCGTCGAGCCCGCCGTCTTCGACGGCTCGTCCACCCTCGCCACCCAGATCGGCCAGGGCGCCGATCCGGACGTCATCGTCACTGCCAACGAGGCCACCATGGCCGACCTCACCGCGGCCGGGCTGGTGGACGAGCCGCAGGTGGTGGCCACCAACACCCTCGTCATCGCCGTCCCCGAGGGCAACCCGGGCGGTGTCGGCTCCCTGACCGACCTCGCCGGGCCCGGGGCCGTCGCCACTGTGCTCTGTGCACCCCAGGTGCCCTGCGGCGATGCCGCCGCCACCCTGCTCGCACTCAATGACGTCGAGATCGACCCACTCAGCCTCGAGCAGAACGTCACCGCTGCCGCTGAGCGCGTGGCGTCCGGCGCCGCCGGCGCTGCCCTGGTCTACGCCACCGACGTCTCCGCCCGGGAGGACCGGCTCGACGCCGTCGTGCCCGAGCGGGCCGAGGCGGTCGTCAACCGCTACCCCGCGGCCACGCTGACCACCGCCGGCCCTGCTGGTGACCAGTTCCTGGAGCTGCTCAGCTCCGCGCGAGGCGCCGCCGTGCTCGCCGACTATGGATTCGGCCCACCGTGA
- a CDS encoding ABC transporter permease, producing the protein MLLAPALLAVALLTLPLLALLPQVDWASAPRALTSPDALAAVSLSLRTGLVAVGCCLLLGIPLALVLARAPGPVATVLRVLVTLPLVLPPLVGGLALLYLFGPTGWLGQATGAVGISVPFTTAAVVLAQTFVALPFLVISLEGALRTAGGRYATVAATLGAGRWTVLRRITLPRAMPGLIAGTVLAFARAVGEFGATAMVAGNAPGRTQTIPMAIYTAFNGAGVSQDSALALALLLVIVALVILLGLRDWRRRETW; encoded by the coding sequence ATGCTGCTGGCCCCCGCCCTCCTCGCCGTCGCGCTGCTCACCCTGCCGCTGCTCGCGCTGCTGCCCCAGGTCGACTGGGCGAGCGCCCCGCGGGCGCTCACCTCGCCGGACGCCCTCGCCGCGGTGAGCCTGTCCCTGCGGACCGGACTGGTCGCCGTCGGGTGCTGCCTGCTCCTGGGCATCCCGCTTGCGCTCGTGCTCGCCCGCGCACCCGGACCCGTCGCCACGGTGCTGCGGGTGCTGGTGACACTGCCGCTGGTGCTGCCGCCCCTGGTCGGCGGCCTCGCCCTGCTGTACCTGTTCGGACCCACCGGCTGGCTCGGGCAGGCCACGGGCGCCGTCGGGATCTCGGTGCCGTTCACCACCGCGGCGGTGGTGCTGGCGCAGACCTTCGTGGCGTTGCCGTTCCTGGTGATCTCCCTCGAGGGGGCCCTGCGCACCGCGGGTGGGCGCTACGCCACGGTGGCGGCCACGCTCGGTGCCGGCCGGTGGACGGTGCTGCGGCGGATCACCCTGCCGCGTGCGATGCCGGGTCTCATCGCCGGCACCGTGCTGGCATTCGCGCGCGCGGTGGGGGAGTTCGGCGCCACGGCGATGGTGGCCGGCAATGCCCCCGGACGCACCCAGACCATCCCGATGGCGATCTACACCGCATTCAACGGCGCGGGCGTGAGCCAGGACTCCGCGCTCGCGCTCGCCCTGCTGCTGGTGATCGTCGCCCTGGTGATCCTGCTCGGGTTGCGGGACTGGCGCCGCCGGGAGACGTGGTGA
- a CDS encoding sulfate/molybdate ABC transporter ATP-binding protein has translation MRPLQARVRLERPGFLLDVELEVPAGQVLAIVGPNAAGKSTLLQVLAGLLRPTAGQVRMGERVLTSDRIHVPPERRGIGLLGQDPLLFDHLSLLENVAFGPRAAGLPRAPARAAAQRWLTRVGLDGLGARRPASLSGGQAQRAGLARALAAEPEVLLLDEPLAALDAEAAPELRQLLAGQLRETGTTAVVVSHDVLDAALLADEILVLREGAVVEHGPVAQVLAAPATAFTAALMGVTLVPGIARGGIVHTAWGPVPAEVPDGVRCSVRVPPAAVVVTGEGDGVPARVRWLEPAAGGIRARLIGAEGAELLADVDLARVAPGLEPGAQVGVRLDPGRVGVGVD, from the coding sequence GTGAGGCCGTTGCAGGCCCGGGTGCGCCTGGAGCGCCCCGGCTTCCTCCTCGATGTCGAGCTGGAGGTCCCGGCCGGTCAGGTGCTGGCGATCGTCGGGCCGAACGCGGCGGGCAAGTCGACCCTGCTGCAGGTGCTGGCCGGCTTGCTGCGGCCCACCGCCGGTCAGGTGCGGATGGGGGAGCGGGTGCTGACCTCCGACCGCATCCACGTGCCGCCCGAGCGGCGGGGCATCGGACTGCTCGGCCAGGACCCGCTGCTCTTCGATCACCTCAGCCTGCTGGAGAACGTCGCCTTCGGCCCGCGCGCAGCGGGCCTGCCCCGCGCTCCGGCGCGGGCGGCGGCGCAGCGCTGGCTGACGCGGGTGGGGCTGGACGGACTGGGCGCGCGCCGTCCGGCCAGTCTCTCGGGCGGGCAGGCGCAACGCGCGGGGCTCGCACGTGCCCTCGCCGCCGAGCCGGAGGTGTTGTTGCTGGACGAACCGCTGGCCGCCCTGGACGCCGAAGCCGCTCCGGAGCTGCGCCAGCTGCTGGCAGGCCAGCTGCGCGAGACCGGAACGACCGCCGTCGTGGTCTCCCACGACGTGCTGGACGCAGCGTTGCTCGCCGACGAGATCCTGGTGCTGCGCGAGGGTGCGGTGGTCGAGCACGGCCCGGTCGCCCAGGTGCTGGCGGCGCCGGCCACGGCCTTCACCGCGGCTCTGATGGGCGTGACGCTGGTCCCCGGGATCGCCCGGGGCGGAATCGTGCACACGGCGTGGGGCCCCGTGCCGGCGGAGGTTCCCGACGGCGTCCGGTGCTCCGTGCGCGTGCCCCCGGCCGCCGTCGTGGTGACCGGTGAGGGCGACGGCGTGCCCGCGCGGGTGCGGTGGCTGGAACCCGCGGCGGGCGGGATCCGGGCCCGCTTGATCGGTGCTGAGGGTGCGGAGCTGCTCGCTGACGTCGACCTGGCACGGGTGGCGCCGGGCCTCGAACCGGGGGCACAGGTGGGGGTGCGCCTGGATCCGGGGCGTGTCGGCGTGGGCGTCGACTGA